In a genomic window of Mucilaginibacter sp. KACC 22063:
- a CDS encoding endonuclease domain-containing protein, translating to MPDKIIPYNPKLKELARKLRKNMTLGEALLWNELKQDKLLGFDFDRQRCIDNYIVDFYCKKLHLAIEIDGHYHELEETFNNDLIRTERL from the coding sequence ATGCCAGACAAGATCATTCCATACAATCCTAAATTAAAAGAACTTGCCAGGAAACTTCGCAAGAACATGACTTTGGGAGAAGCTCTGCTATGGAATGAACTTAAACAAGATAAATTATTGGGTTTTGATTTCGACCGGCAACGCTGCATTGACAATTATATAGTAGATTTTTATTGCAAAAAATTGCATTTGGCAATTGAAATTGATGGGCATTATCATGAACTTGAAGAAACTTTTAATAATGATCTAATCAGAACTGAAAGGCTATAG
- the pruA gene encoding L-glutamate gamma-semialdehyde dehydrogenase, which yields MLKGFFNVPQPVNEPVLNYGPRSVERAALKAALEEGRAQQLDIPMYIGSEEVRTGKTFEIRPPHDHKHVLATYHEGDASHVHAAIEAALNAKANWENMPWEQRAAIFLKAADLIAGPYRAKINAATMLGQSKNAYQAEIDAACELIDFLRFNVHYMTEIYAEQPQSSKGIWNRVEYRPLEGFVFAITPFNFTAIAGNLCASAAMMGNVVVWKPAPTQIYAANVVMQIFLEAGVPPGVINLIYTDGPVAGDIIFKHPDFAGLHFTGSTGVFQSLWKEIGANINKYRSYPRIVGETGGKDFVLAHPSANIDVLNVALLRGAFEYQGQKCSAASRAYIPKSLWPALKEKLVAELKTFKIGPVEDFSNFVNAVIDERSFDKLAKYIDAANADPNVNVISGGTYDKTIGWFITPTVIEVQDPFYVTMCEELFGPVLSVYVYNDDEFESIMETIDKTGNYALTGSIISQDRYAIATATERLRNSAGNFYVNDKPTGAVVGQQPFGGARGSGTNDKAGSMLNLLRWVSPRTIKETFDPPKDYRYPFLNKEV from the coding sequence ATGTTAAAAGGATTTTTTAACGTACCGCAGCCTGTTAACGAGCCGGTTTTGAACTACGGCCCGCGCAGTGTGGAACGTGCCGCTTTAAAAGCCGCTTTAGAAGAGGGCCGCGCTCAGCAACTGGATATCCCGATGTATATCGGCAGCGAAGAAGTACGCACCGGTAAAACATTTGAAATTCGCCCGCCGCATGATCATAAACATGTATTAGCAACTTACCACGAAGGTGATGCCAGCCATGTACATGCCGCTATTGAAGCTGCATTAAATGCCAAGGCCAACTGGGAAAACATGCCGTGGGAACAACGCGCCGCTATTTTCCTGAAAGCTGCAGACTTGATCGCAGGCCCTTATCGTGCTAAGATCAACGCAGCTACCATGCTTGGCCAGTCTAAGAACGCTTATCAGGCAGAGATTGATGCAGCATGTGAGTTGATCGACTTCCTGCGCTTCAACGTGCATTACATGACCGAGATATATGCCGAGCAACCGCAAAGCAGCAAAGGCATCTGGAACCGTGTGGAATACAGGCCGCTTGAAGGTTTCGTATTTGCTATTACCCCATTCAACTTTACGGCTATTGCAGGTAACCTTTGTGCTTCTGCAGCCATGATGGGTAACGTTGTGGTTTGGAAACCGGCACCAACACAGATCTACGCTGCTAACGTAGTGATGCAGATCTTCCTGGAAGCTGGTGTGCCTCCGGGAGTTATCAACCTGATTTATACTGATGGCCCTGTTGCGGGTGATATCATCTTTAAACACCCTGATTTTGCAGGCCTTCACTTTACAGGTTCAACCGGGGTTTTCCAAAGCCTTTGGAAAGAGATCGGCGCAAACATCAATAAATACCGCTCATACCCACGCATAGTTGGCGAAACCGGTGGTAAAGACTTTGTGCTTGCCCACCCAAGCGCTAACATCGACGTATTGAATGTTGCCTTATTACGTGGCGCTTTTGAATACCAGGGACAAAAATGTTCGGCTGCCTCTCGTGCATATATTCCAAAATCTTTATGGCCTGCGCTTAAAGAGAAACTGGTTGCCGAATTAAAAACATTTAAAATTGGCCCGGTTGAAGATTTCAGCAATTTTGTTAATGCCGTGATCGACGAACGTTCGTTCGATAAACTGGCTAAATATATTGACGCTGCCAATGCCGACCCTAACGTTAACGTTATTTCAGGCGGCACTTATGATAAAACCATAGGCTGGTTTATTACCCCTACCGTTATTGAGGTGCAGGATCCGTTTTATGTAACCATGTGCGAAGAGCTTTTCGGCCCGGTATTAAGCGTTTACGTTTACAACGACGATGAGTTTGAAAGCATTATGGAAACTATTGATAAAACCGGCAATTATGCGCTGACAGGTTCTATCATTTCTCAAGACCGTTATGCCATAGCTACCGCAACAGAACGCTTGCGTAACAGCGCGGGTAACTTCTATGTGAATGACAAACCTACCGGAGCTGTAGTTGGCCAGCAGCCATTTGGCGGTGCACGTGGTTCAGGTACTAATGACAAGGCGGGTTCAATGCTTAACCTGCTGCGTTGGGTATCGCCGCGTACCATCAAAGAAACCTTTGATCCACCAAAAGATTACCGCTATCCTTTTTTAAATAAAGAAGTATAG
- a CDS encoding M42 family metallopeptidase produces MSEKTPDKKQHVPVVNETSLAFLERYINNPSPTGFEWKGQQMWLDYIKPYIDEYYVDNYGTTVGIINPQAEYKVVIEAHADEISWYVNYITSDGLIYVIRNGGSDHQIAPSKRVNIHTDKGIVKAVFGWPAIHTRLGGEKEEAPTLKNIFLDCGCTSKEEVEKLGIHVGSVITYEDEFMVLNDRYYVGRALDNRVGGFMIAEVARLLKENNKQLPFGLYIVNAVQEEIGLRGAEMIAHHIKPNVAIITDVTHDTQTPMINKIVQGDLACGRGPVVSYAPAVQNNLNKLLIDTAQKADIPFQRQASSRSTGTDTDAFAYSNDGVPSALISLPLRYMHTTVEMIHKEDVDNVIRLIYESLLSIEAGQNFKYFN; encoded by the coding sequence ATGTCTGAAAAAACACCTGATAAAAAACAGCACGTACCTGTTGTAAACGAAACTTCCTTAGCATTTTTAGAAAGATATATTAATAATCCTTCGCCAACCGGTTTTGAATGGAAAGGCCAGCAAATGTGGCTGGACTATATCAAACCATATATTGACGAATATTATGTCGACAATTATGGCACAACCGTTGGTATCATTAATCCGCAGGCCGAATACAAGGTGGTAATTGAAGCACATGCCGATGAAATCTCATGGTATGTGAATTACATTACCAGCGATGGCTTGATCTATGTGATCCGCAATGGTGGCTCCGACCATCAGATCGCACCTTCTAAACGTGTAAATATTCACACCGACAAAGGCATTGTAAAGGCAGTTTTCGGCTGGCCTGCAATACACACCCGTTTAGGCGGCGAAAAAGAAGAAGCCCCTACCCTTAAAAATATCTTCCTGGATTGCGGTTGTACTTCTAAAGAAGAGGTTGAAAAACTGGGCATCCACGTGGGTAGCGTTATTACTTACGAGGATGAATTTATGGTACTTAACGACCGCTATTATGTAGGCCGTGCGCTGGATAACCGTGTAGGTGGTTTCATGATTGCCGAAGTTGCCCGTTTACTTAAAGAAAACAACAAGCAATTGCCTTTCGGCCTGTATATCGTAAATGCCGTACAGGAAGAAATTGGTTTGCGCGGTGCCGAAATGATTGCACATCACATTAAACCTAATGTGGCCATTATCACTGACGTAACGCACGACACCCAAACCCCTATGATTAACAAAATTGTTCAGGGCGATTTAGCATGCGGACGCGGGCCGGTAGTTTCTTACGCACCTGCGGTACAAAACAACCTGAATAAATTACTGATTGACACTGCACAAAAAGCAGATATTCCGTTCCAGCGCCAGGCATCGTCACGTTCAACTGGTACAGATACGGATGCATTTGCCTACTCAAATGATGGTGTGCCATCTGCTTTGATATCTTTGCCTTTGCGATACATGCATACTACTGTTGAGATGATACATAAAGAAGATGTAGACAATGTGATCCGTTTGATTTATGAATCGCTGCTGAGTATCGAGGCAGGACAGAATTTTAAGTATTTCAATTAA
- a CDS encoding carbonic anhydrase, whose protein sequence is MCAKVEKYYDDASRLSYEALLEGNKRFVAETLQEDPDYFSKLASGQAPPVLWIGCADSRVPANQITGTNPGEIFVHRNIANVVVHSDMNMLSVLDYAVNVLKVKHVIVTGHYGCGGVIAAMSHKQFGLIDNWLRHIKDVYRLHSAELDAIEDETERTNRFVEYNVIESVENVCKTSIVQNAWKNDQEIYVHGWVYELGTGYIKDLQVSHSNKDSLEGVFRFD, encoded by the coding sequence ATGTGTGCTAAAGTAGAAAAGTATTATGACGATGCTTCAAGATTAAGTTACGAAGCTTTGTTAGAAGGCAACAAACGTTTTGTTGCTGAAACATTACAGGAAGACCCGGACTATTTTAGTAAACTGGCTTCTGGTCAGGCGCCTCCGGTGCTGTGGATTGGTTGTGCTGATAGCCGTGTGCCTGCTAACCAGATTACAGGTACTAACCCGGGTGAAATATTTGTGCACCGTAATATCGCCAACGTTGTAGTACACTCTGATATGAACATGTTAAGCGTACTCGACTATGCCGTTAACGTGCTTAAAGTAAAACACGTAATTGTTACCGGTCATTATGGCTGCGGTGGTGTAATTGCTGCCATGAGCCATAAACAGTTTGGTTTAATTGACAACTGGCTGCGCCATATTAAAGACGTTTACCGCTTGCACTCGGCCGAACTGGATGCTATTGAAGACGAAACCGAACGTACCAACCGTTTTGTTGAATACAATGTGATTGAAAGCGTTGAAAACGTTTGTAAAACATCAATTGTACAAAACGCCTGGAAAAACGACCAGGAGATTTATGTACATGGCTGGGTGTATGAATTAGGCACAGGTTATATTAAAGACCTGCAAGTAAGCCACAGCAATAAAGACAGCCTTGAAGGCGTGTTCAGATTTGATTAA
- a CDS encoding acyl-CoA carboxylase subunit beta — protein sequence MDKKIEILDQKRAQALAGGGQARIDAQHKKGKLTARERLHFLLDKGSFQEIGMLVTHRSTDFGMEKENYPGDGVVTGYGTISGRIVYVFSQDFTVFGGSLSETHAEKICKIMDLAMQNGAPVIGLNDSGGARIQEGVVSLGGYADIFYRNTKASGVIPQISAIMGPCAGGAVYSPAITDFILMVENTSYMFVTGPNVVKTVTHEVVTSEELGGANTHATKSGVTHFACANEIDAIQHIKKLLSYMPQNCEENAPALVYEGGNEQRPTLNKMMPENASQPYDIREVIEEVIDGGSFLEIHKDFAPNIVVGFARIAGRSIGIVANQPAYLAGVLDIHSSTKGARFVRFCDSFNIPLLVFEDVPGFLPGTDQEWNAIITNGAKLLYAFCEATVPRITVITRKAYGGAYDVMNSKHIGADMNFAWPSAEIAVMGAKGAAEIIFKREINAAEDPEAKWREMEQIYSDKFANPYRAAKRGFVDEVIEPSETRIKLIHAFKMLENKVVNMPKKKHGNIPL from the coding sequence GTGGATAAAAAGATAGAAATTCTTGATCAGAAACGCGCACAGGCGTTGGCTGGTGGCGGACAAGCACGTATTGATGCCCAACATAAAAAAGGAAAGTTAACCGCCCGCGAGCGTTTACATTTTTTGCTGGATAAAGGCTCATTCCAGGAGATCGGGATGCTGGTAACACACCGCTCAACTGATTTCGGTATGGAAAAAGAAAACTATCCGGGCGATGGTGTAGTGACTGGTTACGGCACGATCAGCGGTCGTATAGTTTATGTATTTTCGCAGGATTTTACTGTTTTCGGTGGATCGTTGTCTGAAACCCATGCCGAAAAGATCTGTAAAATAATGGATCTGGCTATGCAGAATGGCGCACCGGTTATCGGGCTTAACGATTCGGGCGGCGCACGTATACAGGAAGGCGTGGTCTCTTTGGGCGGCTATGCCGATATCTTTTACCGCAATACTAAAGCTTCGGGTGTGATACCTCAAATATCTGCCATTATGGGTCCGTGTGCCGGCGGTGCAGTTTACTCGCCTGCCATTACCGACTTTATACTGATGGTGGAAAACACCTCGTACATGTTTGTTACGGGACCCAACGTTGTTAAAACGGTAACGCATGAGGTAGTCACTTCAGAAGAACTTGGCGGTGCTAACACACACGCTACAAAGTCAGGTGTTACCCATTTTGCCTGCGCTAATGAGATCGACGCTATTCAGCATATTAAAAAACTGCTGAGTTATATGCCGCAAAATTGCGAAGAAAACGCACCGGCATTAGTTTATGAAGGGGGCAACGAACAACGCCCGACACTGAATAAAATGATGCCTGAGAATGCCTCACAACCTTACGACATCCGTGAGGTGATTGAGGAAGTAATTGACGGCGGCAGCTTTTTAGAGATCCATAAAGATTTTGCACCTAACATTGTGGTAGGCTTTGCACGCATAGCTGGCCGCAGCATTGGCATTGTGGCTAATCAGCCCGCCTACCTGGCAGGTGTGCTTGATATCCATTCCTCTACCAAAGGAGCGCGCTTTGTACGCTTTTGCGATAGCTTTAATATTCCGCTGTTGGTATTTGAAGATGTACCGGGCTTTTTGCCGGGCACCGACCAGGAATGGAATGCCATTATTACCAATGGCGCTAAATTATTATACGCTTTCTGCGAGGCTACTGTTCCGCGTATTACGGTAATTACCCGTAAAGCCTACGGCGGCGCTTATGATGTAATGAACTCGAAACATATCGGTGCCGACATGAACTTTGCATGGCCATCGGCAGAGATTGCGGTTATGGGTGCCAAAGGGGCAGCAGAAATTATCTTTAAACGTGAAATTAATGCCGCAGAAGACCCGGAAGCAAAATGGCGTGAGATGGAACAAATCTATTCTGACAAATTTGCCAACCCTTACCGTGCAGCCAAACGCGGCTTTGTTGACGAGGTGATCGAACCATCAGAAACACGTATCAAGCTGATCCACGCTTTCAAGATGCTTGAAAATAAAGTAGTAAACATGCCAAAGAAAAAGCATGGCAATATTCCGTTGTGA
- a CDS encoding YoaK family protein, with protein MLRNSTTNRTFRENQMLASSTAFVSGYINVAGMLGLLVFTSNVTGHVASLANHIVRQHFHEIMVFMIWLLMFFFGAFTSNFIIRSFEHKSYYTAHSTPVILEIFILLFVAIYGNHFFAGSDTEREYIIGALLFANGLQNNMVSTVSGGLVKTSHLTGLFTDLGGEVAEWLHPKSLKAKITKEKILIRTTILGCYITGGIVGGIFFDIYGFAIFYFVPLILLTILYYDLSPLALHKLARLFGRPGKTNNFKQ; from the coding sequence ATGCTAAGAAATTCAACAACAAATCGCACCTTCCGCGAAAATCAGATGCTTGCATCGTCAACGGCCTTTGTTTCGGGTTACATTAATGTGGCCGGAATGTTAGGCTTACTTGTTTTTACCTCAAATGTTACGGGTCACGTTGCTTCATTAGCAAATCATATCGTGAGGCAACACTTTCATGAGATCATGGTGTTTATGATATGGTTGCTCATGTTCTTTTTTGGCGCCTTTACCTCAAATTTTATTATCCGCTCTTTTGAGCATAAAAGCTATTACACGGCTCATAGTACACCGGTGATATTAGAGATTTTCATCTTATTATTTGTAGCCATATACGGTAATCATTTTTTTGCGGGCTCTGATACCGAGCGCGAATACATCATCGGTGCCTTGCTGTTTGCCAACGGTTTGCAGAACAATATGGTATCTACAGTTTCTGGTGGGTTAGTTAAAACATCTCACCTTACAGGTTTGTTTACCGACTTGGGCGGAGAAGTAGCCGAATGGCTGCATCCCAAAAGTTTAAAAGCGAAAATAACGAAGGAGAAGATATTAATCCGCACAACAATACTTGGTTGTTATATTACAGGCGGTATTGTTGGAGGCATATTTTTTGACATATATGGCTTTGCTATATTTTATTTTGTGCCATTAATATTGCTCACCATATTATATTACGATTTATCACCGCTGGCGCTCCATAAGCTTGCTCGCTTGTTTGGCAGACCCGGCAAAACAAACAATTTTAAACAATAA
- a CDS encoding nucleotidyltransferase family protein, with protein sequence MKPTLLILAAGMASRYGSMKQVDGFGPNGETIIDYSIYDAIKAGFGKISFIIREEFQDNFKAIFEPKLQGRIETDYVFQSYDLKPFGIDEEVERAKPWGTAHAVLAARNQIHEPFCVINADDYYGYDAFEKMAKFLTTEVADDKYSLIGYQIGKTLSDYGSVSRGVCKVNEEGNMVEINERTQVYFKGDGIVYEEGGVETPLTEDTRVSMNFWGFTPAVFEQSLPMFQRFVEANKNNPKAEFFIPLVADELIKSGKASFKVIPTSSKWFGVTYKEDKPIVQKSIADLVANGTYPEKLWD encoded by the coding sequence ATGAAACCAACATTATTAATATTAGCCGCCGGAATGGCAAGCCGTTATGGCAGCATGAAACAAGTAGATGGTTTTGGCCCAAACGGCGAAACCATTATCGATTACTCTATTTACGATGCCATTAAAGCAGGCTTCGGCAAAATCAGCTTTATCATTCGCGAAGAATTTCAGGATAACTTTAAAGCTATTTTTGAACCTAAGCTGCAGGGTCGTATAGAAACCGATTACGTATTTCAAAGCTATGACCTTAAACCTTTCGGTATCGACGAAGAAGTAGAGCGTGCTAAGCCATGGGGTACTGCACATGCTGTATTAGCTGCCCGCAACCAGATCCATGAGCCTTTCTGCGTAATCAATGCAGACGATTATTATGGTTATGACGCCTTTGAAAAAATGGCTAAGTTTTTAACTACCGAAGTTGCTGACGATAAATATTCGCTTATCGGTTACCAGATCGGTAAAACACTTTCAGATTACGGCTCGGTATCCCGCGGCGTTTGTAAAGTGAACGAAGAAGGCAACATGGTTGAGATCAACGAGCGTACACAGGTTTACTTTAAAGGCGACGGCATTGTTTACGAAGAAGGTGGTGTAGAAACTCCGCTAACTGAAGATACCCGCGTTTCTATGAACTTCTGGGGCTTTACTCCTGCCGTATTTGAGCAAAGCCTGCCCATGTTCCAACGCTTTGTTGAGGCTAACAAAAACAATCCTAAAGCAGAGTTCTTTATTCCGCTTGTGGCCGACGAATTAATTAAATCTGGCAAAGCATCTTTCAAAGTGATCCCAACTTCATCAAAATGGTTTGGCGTTACTTACAAAGAGGATAAACCGATTGTACAAAAAAGCATTGCTGATCTTGTAGCAAACGGTACTTATCCAGAAAAACTTTGGGACTAA
- a CDS encoding GNAT family N-acetyltransferase gives MDSLHIEQITPELTWRLRRNELYPNETLPAMEMEEDQHGIHFGGFMDNKLVAVVSLFQNGTDFQFRKFAVAADMQGKGIGRDLLQYIIDFAKAEGGTRIWCNARDSAVGFYQKSGFNSTGELFERKGVNYEIMEKMLSKI, from the coding sequence ATGGATTCCCTTCACATCGAACAAATAACCCCCGAGCTTACGTGGCGCTTGCGACGTAACGAGCTTTATCCAAACGAAACGCTGCCAGCTATGGAAATGGAGGAAGACCAGCATGGCATCCACTTCGGTGGTTTTATGGATAATAAACTGGTTGCTGTTGTATCCTTATTTCAAAACGGAACAGATTTTCAGTTCCGAAAGTTTGCCGTAGCCGCCGACATGCAAGGCAAAGGCATCGGCCGCGACTTATTGCAATATATCATTGATTTTGCAAAAGCAGAAGGTGGTACACGCATCTGGTGCAATGCCCGCGATTCAGCAGTAGGGTTTTATCAAAAATCCGGCTTTAATTCTACCGGTGAGTTATTCGAGCGCAAGGGCGTAAATTATGAGATCATGGAAAAGATGTTATCCAAGATATAA